GTGCCAGCTCTCTAGCGACTCGGACGGGCAAATCATCTTTTCCCAGGTGGACTCCGTCAGCCTTTGCCGCCAAGGCTATATCCAGCCGGTCGTTCACTATGAAGAGCGCTCCGTACTCGTCGGCCAAATGCCTGAACGCCAAGGCATAGCGGTATAGCTCCTTTGAGGTGGCGTCCTTGCACCTTAACTGTATGGCCGTTGCTCCCCCTTCCAGTGCGGCTTTTGCCTGTTCTTCCAAGGGTAAGCCTCTTCCAGAGGAGAGGTCCGGAATTACGTAAAGCCTGAGTCTTTTGGCTAGATCAGTCATCTGCCTCACCTACCCATGATGGTACGACGAAGTGTCCTACTGGGCCCGGTCCTTTTCCAGGCCTGAAGGACCGCCTTAGGGCCATCTGAAGGTATGTAATGCCCCTTTCCACTGCTTCTTCCAGGGGGCAACCCGAAGCCAGTTCAGCAGTTATCGCAGCGCTCAGAGTGCATCCTGTTCCGTGGGTGTTCTCCGTGGGAATCCGTGGGTGGGTGAAAACCCTGACTCTTTCGCCTATGAACAGTAGGTCCTGCAGCGTTTGAGACTCTCTGTGCCCTCCTTTGATCAGCACAGCCTTGGCCCCCATTTGAGCTATAGCGGAGGCGGCCTTTTGGGCTGATTTCTCATCCTCTATGGGAAATTCCACTAATTTTTCGGCCTCCGGAAGGTTTGGCGTGACCAGCAGAGCATGTTTGAAAAGTTTTTCCTTAAGGGTGGAGATGGCTGATTGGTCTATTAAAGCATGTCCCGTTTGAGATATCATGACTGGATCGACTACTATCTTTTGCGGAGCAAATTCAGACAAGACCTCGCAAAGGGCTTCTATTACCTCCGAAGATGCCAGCATGCCCGTTTTCATGGCGCCCACGGGAAAATCAGATAGAACTGCCCTTAGTTGTTCTTTTATGCTCTCAGGGGAAAGGACCTCCACGTGCCTTACTCCCAGGCTGTTTTGGGCCGTTACGGCCGTTATCACGCTGGTGCCGAAGACTCTTAGGGCGGCAAAGGTCTTCAAGTCGGCCTGTATGCCTGCCCCTCCTCCCGAATCGCTTCCCGCTACGGTCAAAGCTATGCCTCTGTAGCCTGTATGGTTTAAGTTCGCCACCTTTGGTTCCTCCTTTTGAGGAGTAATATTTGAAGGTCCTATGGAACCTATCATTTTATAACATACTTCCCAAGTAGGGTCCGGTTCGCAAGAAGGTATCTGGTGCCTTTAGGGGTTTTATCTACAGACACCTAGATAGGGTTATATATTTTAATTGCCCTAAGAAGGGGATATGGGGCCTGTATAGCTACACTTCACTTCACTACTTCTCCATATTCCATGCTTATTTCCTGGGCCAGCTGTCGTAGGGAAAACCATTCTGATGTTTTTAGTTTTTCCAGGTAGTTAGCGGCAGTAGTTTGCATCTCGGGAATGGCAGGGTTATTTTCTAGCTCGAGAATGCACTCTATAACCAGGGCCAACATGTCGCATTGTTTGGTAAAAGAGCTGACAGAGAAAGCTTTCGCCATGCTCAACTCATTCAAAAGTCCTTTTGCTTCGACGTCTTCTTTTACCTTTAGGGGCATGGTTTCCTTGATGACCTTTCTCTGCTTGTCTTCCACCATGTCCCACAATGGAGCCTCTTCGTTTGGTGCCGCAAGTTCGTTGATTTTTTGCTTCACCGGGGATATTACGTCCCCTGTTAAGCTCTCCAGTATATCGTGGAATAGAGATAGCAATACAGATTCAATATGGAATTTCCCGCTTTTGAATATCTCTAATTCATATATTGGAGCAAACATCTTTTCCTCGTATAAAGAATAGACTGCAGCCAAAAGGGTCACCACATAGGTGTGGGCAAGGACGCTGCTTTCTAAGGTACGCTTGATTCGGTTCCATCGGATCAGGTATTTAAGGTTCCGCACGGTCAGGAAATATTCCTTGTGGCTTTCGACTATTCTGTCGTATTCTTCATAATTTGGGATCTCGCTTATACTTTTTTGGATCTCTTTTTCCCGTGTAATGTAAGCACTCTCGTATACTTTTTTGTTCGTAATGCATTCTTCCAGGGCGGCCTTTCTTTTGCAGTAATTGAAGAGGTTGTCTACGCGCTCAATGATTTCTGGCTCTTCACTGTCCAGACGAAGCTTTGCTTTCATGTATGGCAAAAGTTCGTTACCAATAGGCCTTGGGAAGAGAGGTGCGATTTTATGTGCTGCTTCGTTTCTGAGGGTTTCGTAGTAATTTTCGCCCCGCTTCTTGTCCTTAACTGGTATGTTCTCAAGGGATTCTATGGTGTGTCTTGGAATGTCCGATATTTCGAACTTGGTGAAAGACTGAAGCAGTGCACGCAAGATGAGGTGATCGATGAACTTGTCATTTTCGCCCATCTGGCGGGCTATCGCGTAACCCAGGTGGGCAACGTATGCTGCATTCTCTGCCTCGGTCCATGTCTCTATGCGGGGCAGGAAGTTCCATCGCTGCATGCTCATTAACCTTTTTAACGCTGAAATCAGGCTTCTTGCCATGCCCTCAACCCCTTTCAGGCACATGTATAACCTAATTTTAGCATGATGAAGAAAGCTATTATCAAGTGGCTCGCCCGAACAGCAGAGAGGCCTCTTTGGAGTAATGTAAAATTTTTAAAGCATACAACACCAAAAGTAAAGACCTCGTACATTATTGTAGAGGCTAGGGAGTTTATACTAGCTTTAGGATGGAGGTAAGGGTGGGTCGTTAAAGACCGGGTCGGCATATTAATGATGTTGGGCCGTGGGTCAGATAGACCACCCTCCGCCAACCCGGACAGTATCAAGGGCGAGGCGGACCTCGGCCCGAGTTCACGAGGTAGGGTGCGGAGGGCAGCCCTCTTTACGCTCCATCACTACAAAATGATGGAGGTAACCCTATGAATAACTGTATAGGTATTGACGTAGGAAAGCAAGAGTTAGTTGTATTTGACGGTAAGAATCATAGAATATTCCCTAATGACGAACACCTATCGCAACTGCACAACTACATAAAATCTAGGGGTAAAGATGTAAAAATAATATTTGAACCTACCAGCACATATTCAAGACGGTTAGAAGAACTGTGCATAACGAACAGCATTCCCTTCAAAAAGGTCAACCCTAGCATCGTCCCAAACCTCAGGCGTGTAGAGAATATCCGTTCAAAGACAGACAAAAGCGATTCGCAATTGCTCTTTCTATACGGCAGCAGAGAGGATGTTGTAGAGAGTGCTCCCAAAGACAACTGGCCTAAAAGCGTAATATCAATACTAAACCTATACCAAATATTTCAGCGTAATCGCATAGCCCTTCAAGGTAGCTTGGACGCCCTGATACGAGAACCCTATATGCTTGAAGATTCCTGCAACCTCATAAAAGAAGAGATCCGCCGCCACAAGGCCATGGAAGAAAAAATGCTAAAGGACGCCGAGGGTTTAGTAATCGAAAATGGAAGGGAAGATATGCTGCAGTTTCTAAAATCAATTCCTGGAATCGGAATAGTTACGGCTCTGTATCTCCTAGTCTTTTTCTTTAAATTCCCTGATGCAAACAGAAAACAGATAACTGCCCTTGCAGGGCTAGATCCCATTCAGCATCAGTCTGGAAGCTCTGTACACGGAAAACCTCGCATCAGCAAGCAAGGAAGCTCTCTTATAAGAAAAATCCTCTACCAGGCTACCCTATCTGCTGCAAGGTATAACCCTTATATACGAAAACATTATGAGAACCTAAAAAAATCAGGGAAACCAGACAAATTAGCTAGAACTGCCGCAGCCAGAAAACTCTTACTCTTGGCTTTCTCTATATTTAAATACAAGCGACCCTTTACTCTGGAATATGAACCTGTAAACTAAAAACAAATCTATAGATCAAAACCCTTGACTTTCAATACAGTATCTGACCCCAAAGTGTAACTCTACCTGCTTCATCCCCTTTTCCTTATAACCCACCAGGGAGCCATGGAGGTGTCCAGGTGTCCTGCGCCGAATATTTCCCAGAGGGTTGAGAAGGCATTGTGAACCCTGTTGATCATTGCAAATATTGGAGTAAACACTATCCAGGGGAAAAGTTTCATATCCTGCCAGGGCCTTTCGGACAGCACCAAGACGAAGATTATGAAGAAAAACGCAGTAACGGTAAGGTAAAACAAGTACACCAAAGCCATTATCCCCAAGGCAAAGGATGCAGGGAAAGCTATCACAATGTACGTCAAGTATCCTGTTATGGCAAAGGGCATGACTATCTGAAAAAGAAGCCCCATCCACAGCAGTGCAATGAAGTTTCTCCATCCAACCAATCTCGGAGTGAAGGTCATCCAGTGTTTTCTGAAGTATATGTAAGCCAGGTCACCATCCCAGCGCAAACGCTGCTTGAAGAAATCCTTAAAGGTCTCAGGCACGTCCGTTAGTCCCACTGCCTCCGGGTCGAAGACTATCTTCATATTTTTGTGCCGCCCAAAGTAGTTCTTTATTCTAAGCGTCAAGTCTAAATCTTCTGCGCTGCCTGTTCCCCAGCCCATTACCGTCTTTAACATTTCTTTTCTGAAGACGCCGAATGCTCCAGAGATGTTGTTGATTATATTGAAGGCGCTTAGCCCTGTTCTGCTGGCTTGGATGGAGAAGAAGTACTCTATGGCCTGAAGTCGGGTGACAAGGCTTCTGCGTATATTTCTGACCTTCAAGGAGCCGGATACTGCTACCACGTCAGGATCTTCGAAGTGCCTGGTTGCCCTCTCCACCATATTGTTGTCAAAGGACGTATCTCCATCCAATGCCATTACTATTTCACCTTTTGCAAAAATAAGTCCCGAGTTAAGAGACGATACCCTTCCGCCTCGCTTCCATTTGGGGAGTACCAGTAAGCTTCTTTTAGGCATTTGGCTTACTGCTTTTTCCATAGACCTGGCGGCTTCGTAGGTTTCTTTGTTTTTCTCAGCACCGTCTACGACGGCTATAATTTGGATAGGTCCTGGGTAGAGCTGCTCCGCCAGCGTCTGAATGGTCCTTTTTACACCGTCCTTCTCGTTGTAGCAGGTGATTATGCAGGAAACGAATGGATAATTGCGGTCCTGGGTATATTTTTCGCTCATCCTTATAAGGCCGTACTTCAAGATGCCCAAAAGCACCATGAGGTAAACCGGAACTTCAAAGAACAGCACGAAAGGCACAAAACGGAATATGACCTGCCAAGTCTTGGCAGAGAAGGGATCTCCCAGGATAACTATAAATACATCAAATACTCGAGACAAAAAGTCAGTCATTACCTAGCACTCCAGACAGCCTGCTGAGTATCCTCCCTGCGTCATCTCCGTCCATTAAATCGTCGGGTGTAGAGAACAAAGCTACCCTGAACTCTAATGTTCCTTCATAATTTATTTCTATCAATGACTCGAGGTTTTTAATCCTTTCTGAGAGGATTTTTGCTCCCCTTTTGTCCGTCTTGGGCAAGAGGAGCCACAGGTTGTTGACGGAAGTCCTGGTGGAAACGTCCGTTCCCCTGATTAGTTGCCTCAGCCTTCTGGCTATTTCGTTGGCCAGGGCCAAGGTCTTTTCGCGTCCAATTTTTAGGGAAACCTCAGGGAGATTGGCTATGTAAATTCCAACTATGGAAAAATTGTCCTCAGGATATCTTCTGTGAAGCTCCAAAAGCCAATCTATGAGTTTGCTGAAATGCTGAGGAGTCATGTAGTTGAGGTGGTCGAAGAGGCTGTATATTTCCTCCATAGTTCCCACCCTTGCAGAAGTCCTTCCTTTATCGGTTATCCTGAAACCGTATATGTTTTTGACTACTAGCTCGTCGGTTTCAGACCTGGTTCTGCAGTTGAAACAGTCCACTACCACTTCCGGATCTATAAACCTATGCCCACAATCGTTGCACGAATAGCTTTCCGCCGGATGGTCGTAATCTTCTCCCAGGTGCCTGAGCCTTGTGTGGCAGAAGGGACACCTTAGGTGGTCTTCTAGCAAGAAGTCTTCTACAGGTCCAACCCTTCCGCAGGTAAAACAGTGGATGAATTCCTTTTTGACTATATCTATGCTGCGGCAGTTGGGACATATGTCTATGTAGTTCAAGTGAGACGTTTTGCACCTTGGGCACAGCCTTATGCGGTCTTTAAGCTCCCCGAACTCCAACAAACCCTTTTGTTTTAAAAACATTATCCATTCTTCCCCCATAGAAGGGTCATCGCTTAGACAGGACGCCAGAGGATATGTGTAGGCATTGGGGGTAAAGGGTTCAAGTAGAGGCTCTATCTCCGTGTTAGGTCTTGCATATAAATATGCCAACAGGCGAAAATCTGGGCTCTCCTTTTGAGCCTCCTGGTTTACCTCGTTCAGGCGGTTTAAAATTTGAAGAGCCTTCATTGTTACTTCATCTATGGAGGAGACCGTACCGTCGCACAGGGCCGATATCCTAGCAGGAAGCGGAGAAGTCGTAAATAACGGCTTGGCGCACGATGAAGGGTTGCTTCGTATCATGCATGAGGCTTTGAGTGCCATTTCTACAGGCTCGGCGCCGTCTATAATGAAGGCGTCAGCCTCTTCTAGGGTCTTTCCCAGCTCTTCCAGGGAGCTTACATCTCTTAGGGTGTCATACCTGTTGAGGCAGGGGGTTTCCGCCAAGGTAAAGCGAACAAATTTTATGTCCCTTTCGGTCATCTTTCACTCACTTCCTTTTTCATTTTTACTTCCAGAATTTAAAGTGGAATCCCCAGTGAGTGGAGAAGGGCATTCCTTCCATCAGCAAGTTTGCCGGTACTGGCTCAATCGGTTCCAGGACAACCTTTACTGCCACCTCGTTCTCGCTGAAGGGATCCCTAAGTTCGGGAGGTACAGTTTGGGCTCTGGTCGGCATCTCCTTTACCTTGGCTTTTATTACCTTTCCTCCTGGGAATCTTAGACTTACAGGCCTTCCGACGGATACGAAATGTAGGTCTTCCGGCTCGACGTACGTCACAAAGGTTACCGAATCCCTGTCAGCCACTGTAGCAAGTACGTCGCCTTGGGCCAGGTTTTGGTTGGGTACCACGAAGATTTCTGCGATTATGCCGTTAACAGGAGAGGTCACATCCATGGGTTTTTCTGCCATCTCAAGGGCCTTTATTTCAGCCTCCAGCTGCTTTAGCCTTACCTCGTACTGCAGGTCTACAGCCGTTTCTGATTTGGCCAATTCGTCCTTCAGCCTTATATAGTTTGCTGCTGCCAAGGCAAAGGCGCTTTTTGCCGAGTTCAGCTCTGCCCTCGTAGCAGCGCCCTTTTCGAATAGTTCCTCTGTGTCTTTAAGGATCTTTCTGCGATATTCCAATTCTTGCTTTGCCAGGGACAAAAGCTCCTTCAGTCTTGGTGCGTCGCTGGGAGCAGGGTAATATTCGAGCAGGGCGTCCCTTTCCGCTTTAAGGACCTGAAGCCTTTCTGGCTGAGATGTGGGCTTTATAGTAAAGAGTACATCCCCTGCTTTTGCTATTTCTCCCTGTCTTGCCGATACAGATTCTACTACGCAGGCTCTGGGGGAAGTTACGGCGACCCTTTCCATCTGCAGCACTCCAGGAGAAATGGAGAAGAACAAACCGCTTCCTATCTTGAACATAAAGTACAAAAAGGGGCTGCAGACTATAAGCACCACCAGAAACCACCGCCATTTGGGGAAGACCCGTTTGGCTGGCGCATAGGGCACCTTTAAGCCGTCCTTTGCGTCTGGGTTCTTGCTCTTTGGGGAGTCAAATTTTACTTTCACGGTTTCATCTCCTTATATTCCTTCCATGATTGAACAAAAATGCCCTCAAACTGGGGCGAAGCAAGGTTTTCTTCTATATATGCCATACCTTCATGGAACTTTGCCCTGCCTGCTGAGGCATAGCTTTCCTGTTCGGATAGACAGCTTTCTACACTTTGAGCCACGCCTATCTTAAGGTGTGGGTAGCTTGCCATTATGGTTTTTGCCCGTTTTGCTACATTTTGGGGGGTTGAGGAGTATATCATTACAGCTGCATACTCCAGGCCAGCATCCTCAAACCCAGGAGCTGTTACCCTTCCAAGTTCACCTTCCAGGTACCTGGGATGTATAGATAGGGAAACGGGTAAGGGCGAGGTCCTTGCTACGTCTTTTACCGTATCCACAAGTTTTTGGGCCAGCTCCTTTCTTTTGGCAGCGGCGCCGGGAAGGGAATCGGGCTCTATATCCAGATGAATCCCTCTGAAAGGAAAGGGGGACAAGCTTTTAACCAGCTTTAAAAGTTTAGGCCGTTCTTTTTCAAGCAGCCAGTTTGGATCTCCTAGCAAAAGATCAACAGTAATGCCCTGCCTGTGGCACTCTTCGATAAGGTCCCTAAGGGAAGCCTTCCCTTCAGGAGTTTCTAGGTATCTTAATTGTGTATTGTTAAAGGAAACGAGCATCCTTTTAAATCCCTCAAAGCGGAGGCGCTGTACCTCTTCTTTCCTGGTCTCTGCGTTCAGGAAGGGGGAAGGATCCCAGACATAGGCGGAAAGAAGCAGGGAGGGCTCCATCATATTGTCGTTAAGTGGGGTCAGAGAGCCTGAGTTAACTTTCAACGGGAAATATCGGGTTTTATTTCCTCCGAGGGCCTCTAGGTCTGGCGGATAGGCAAAAACTGCAAGTTCCGCTTCGGTCTGCAGAAAGAGGCTTTGGGCATCTATAAGGTCTAGGGACGCCCGCAAGTAGCTGTAACGGCTTTTTAAGAGCTGCTCAAAGGTGTCTCCTGGAAGTTTGCTGTGTCTCAGGCTGTTTTCCCTTATGGCTTCCTCGGCTGACTGGAGTCGTCTTCCGTTTGCTTCTATGGATTTGAGGGCATACTCTCTCAACTTGAGGATCCTGGAAAGCTCCTCTTCCATTCTGATCTCCGCCGCCATGCGGTCCTGCTGTTCCTTTTTTAGGCTTTCCTCTGCCGCCAGCTTGAGAGGATCTTCTTCTTTGTTGAGAGCGTTGAATGGGTTTTTTATGGTTGCGGAGACATAAACCCCACTTCCCGCTCCCCCGGGAAAATCCTTTCCAGCGGATACGCCAAGCTCTATGGTTCCTTCTCGTTCAAGGTCTTCTGAAAGCTGGGCTATTTTGCCCTTAAGCTCCATCGCTTTGTCTCGGTAGTAAAGGTCAGCCAGACGAGGAATGTTGTCATAAAGGCTTTCTGTGTCCTT
The DNA window shown above is from Thermovirga lienii DSM 17291 and carries:
- a CDS encoding phosphomethylpyrimidine kinase (PFAM: Phosphomethylpyrimidine kinase~TIGRFAM: phosphomethylpyrimidine kinase~COGs: COG0351 Hydroxymethylpyrimidine/phosphomethylpyrimidine kinase~InterPro IPR004399: IPR013749~KEGG: aco:Amico_0255 phosphomethylpyrimidine kinase~PFAM: Phosphomethylpyrimidine kinase type-1~SPTR: Phosphomethylpyrimidine kinase;~TIGRFAM: phosphomethylpyrimidine kinase), with amino-acid sequence MANLNHTGYRGIALTVAGSDSGGGAGIQADLKTFAALRVFGTSVITAVTAQNSLGVRHVEVLSPESIKEQLRAVLSDFPVGAMKTGMLASSEVIEALCEVLSEFAPQKIVVDPVMISQTGHALIDQSAISTLKEKLFKHALLVTPNLPEAEKLVEFPIEDEKSAQKAASAIAQMGAKAVLIKGGHRESQTLQDLLFIGERVRVFTHPRIPTENTHGTGCTLSAAITAELASGCPLEEAVERGITYLQMALRRSFRPGKGPGPVGHFVVPSWVGEADD
- a CDS encoding hypothetical protein (KEGG: kol:Kole_1926 hydrolase of HD superfamily-like protein~SPTR: Transcriptional regulator, GntR family) → MCLKGVEGMARSLISALKRLMSMQRWNFLPRIETWTEAENAAYVAHLGYAIARQMGENDKFIDHLILRALLQSFTKFEISDIPRHTIESLENIPVKDKKRGENYYETLRNEAAHKIAPLFPRPIGNELLPYMKAKLRLDSEEPEIIERVDNLFNYCKRKAALEECITNKKVYESAYITREKEIQKSISEIPNYEEYDRIVESHKEYFLTVRNLKYLIRWNRIKRTLESSVLAHTYVVTLLAAVYSLYEEKMFAPIYELEIFKSGKFHIESVLLSLFHDILESLTGDVISPVKQKINELAAPNEEAPLWDMVEDKQRKVIKETMPLKVKEDVEAKGLLNELSMAKAFSVSSFTKQCDMLALVIECILELENNPAIPEMQTTAANYLEKLKTSEWFSLRQLAQEISMEYGEVVK
- a CDS encoding transposase IS116/IS110/IS902 family protein (PFAM: Transposase IS116/IS110/IS902 family~InterPro IPR003346~KEGG: ots:OTBS_0082 transposase and inactivated derivative~PFAM: transposase IS116/IS110/IS902 family protein~SPTR: Putative transposase) is translated as MNNCIGIDVGKQELVVFDGKNHRIFPNDEHLSQLHNYIKSRGKDVKIIFEPTSTYSRRLEELCITNSIPFKKVNPSIVPNLRRVENIRSKTDKSDSQLLFLYGSREDVVESAPKDNWPKSVISILNLYQIFQRNRIALQGSLDALIREPYMLEDSCNLIKEEIRRHKAMEEKMLKDAEGLVIENGREDMLQFLKSIPGIGIVTALYLLVFFFKFPDANRKQITALAGLDPIQHQSGSSVHGKPRISKQGSSLIRKILYQATLSAARYNPYIRKHYENLKKSGKPDKLARTAAARKLLLLAFSIFKYKRPFTLEYEPVN
- a CDS encoding glycosyl transferase family 2 (PFAM: Glycosyl transferase family 2~COGs: COG1215 Glycosyltransferase probably involved in cell wall biogenesis~InterPro IPR001173~KEGG: tai:Taci_0167 glycosyl transferase family 2~PFAM: glycosyl transferase family 2~SPTR: Glycosyl transferase family 2), which encodes MTDFLSRVFDVFIVILGDPFSAKTWQVIFRFVPFVLFFEVPVYLMVLLGILKYGLIRMSEKYTQDRNYPFVSCIITCYNEKDGVKRTIQTLAEQLYPGPIQIIAVVDGAEKNKETYEAARSMEKAVSQMPKRSLLVLPKWKRGGRVSSLNSGLIFAKGEIVMALDGDTSFDNNMVERATRHFEDPDVVAVSGSLKVRNIRRSLVTRLQAIEYFFSIQASRTGLSAFNIINNISGAFGVFRKEMLKTVMGWGTGSAEDLDLTLRIKNYFGRHKNMKIVFDPEAVGLTDVPETFKDFFKQRLRWDGDLAYIYFRKHWMTFTPRLVGWRNFIALLWMGLLFQIVMPFAITGYLTYIVIAFPASFALGIMALVYLFYLTVTAFFFIIFVLVLSERPWQDMKLFPWIVFTPIFAMINRVHNAFSTLWEIFGAGHLDTSMAPWWVIRKRG
- a CDS encoding response regulator receiver protein (PFAM: GGDEF domain~KEGG: tai:Taci_0166 response regulator receiver protein~SPTR: Response regulator receiver protein); translation: MTERDIKFVRFTLAETPCLNRYDTLRDVSSLEELGKTLEEADAFIIDGAEPVEMALKASCMIRSNPSSCAKPLFTTSPLPARISALCDGTVSSIDEVTMKALQILNRLNEVNQEAQKESPDFRLLAYLYARPNTEIEPLLEPFTPNAYTYPLASCLSDDPSMGEEWIMFLKQKGLLEFGELKDRIRLCPRCKTSHLNYIDICPNCRSIDIVKKEFIHCFTCGRVGPVEDFLLEDHLRCPFCHTRLRHLGEDYDHPAESYSCNDCGHRFIDPEVVVDCFNCRTRSETDELVVKNIYGFRITDKGRTSARVGTMEEIYSLFDHLNYMTPQHFSKLIDWLLELHRRYPEDNFSIVGIYIANLPEVSLKIGREKTLALANEIARRLRQLIRGTDVSTRTSVNNLWLLLPKTDKRGAKILSERIKNLESLIEINYEGTLEFRVALFSTPDDLMDGDDAGRILSRLSGVLGND
- a CDS encoding multidrug resistance efflux pump-like protein (COGs: COG1566 Multidrug resistance efflux pump~KEGG: tai:Taci_0165 multidrug resistance efflux pump-like protein~SPTR: Putative uncharacterized protein), with protein sequence MKVKFDSPKSKNPDAKDGLKVPYAPAKRVFPKWRWFLVVLIVCSPFLYFMFKIGSGLFFSISPGVLQMERVAVTSPRACVVESVSARQGEIAKAGDVLFTIKPTSQPERLQVLKAERDALLEYYPAPSDAPRLKELLSLAKQELEYRRKILKDTEELFEKGAATRAELNSAKSAFALAAANYIRLKDELAKSETAVDLQYEVRLKQLEAEIKALEMAEKPMDVTSPVNGIIAEIFVVPNQNLAQGDVLATVADRDSVTFVTYVEPEDLHFVSVGRPVSLRFPGGKVIKAKVKEMPTRAQTVPPELRDPFSENEVAVKVVLEPIEPVPANLLMEGMPFSTHWGFHFKFWK
- a CDS encoding hypothetical protein (PFAM: Outer membrane efflux protein~COGs: COG1538 Outer membrane protein~KEGG: tai:Taci_0164 hypothetical protein~SPTR: Putative uncharacterized protein), yielding MLKRLIPDFSLITSIIVLAVLLCTSQVALCSPINAEPLPPLEKLEAMIHQSPEVLTYMSALNESAYILEAEKDRMGPDLFLRTTYGYSDEPESETSEENIHYQKLTVTGGISFPILGTWNGEKIRLLKAELERLKGEALLRKSMETTLTSLRKAYIVIWAELRKERLIEAFLADAKEAEKILKERKEKGLLLEADRLEFMSAFDMAKRDLESSKMRIDQALGAIRLATGKRWSIPESCEAPTLPGPQKDTESLYDNIPRLADLYYRDKAMELKGKIAQLSEDLEREGTIELGVSAGKDFPGGAGSGVYVSATIKNPFNALNKEEDPLKLAAEESLKKEQQDRMAAEIRMEEELSRILKLREYALKSIEANGRRLQSAEEAIRENSLRHSKLPGDTFEQLLKSRYSYLRASLDLIDAQSLFLQTEAELAVFAYPPDLEALGGNKTRYFPLKVNSGSLTPLNDNMMEPSLLLSAYVWDPSPFLNAETRKEEVQRLRFEGFKRMLVSFNNTQLRYLETPEGKASLRDLIEECHRQGITVDLLLGDPNWLLEKERPKLLKLVKSLSPFPFRGIHLDIEPDSLPGAAAKRKELAQKLVDTVKDVARTSPLPVSLSIHPRYLEGELGRVTAPGFEDAGLEYAAVMIYSSTPQNVAKRAKTIMASYPHLKIGVAQSVESCLSEQESYASAGRAKFHEGMAYIEENLASPQFEGIFVQSWKEYKEMKP